The Bacteriovorax sp. PP10 nucleotide sequence GATGGCGCTTGTGAGGAAATAACACTGATAACTGCATTTTTCATTTCATGATCAACACTCATGTATTGAAGGCCTAAACCTTTGTCAGTCATGATTGTTGGAGCAGCAGCTTCATCACGAAAGCTTTTGCATGAGTATTTTGTAAAGTGTGCGTGGTATCTGTATTCGTCTGCATTTGGAACGTCTGCGAAAGCTGCAGTCACAGCGAAAAGGCAAAATATTAGAATGTATTTCATTTGATTCTCCATTGAATGATTGGAGGATTTATACTTGTTTGAGTACTGAAACACAACCCCGTCAGGCTAAAATTACAGGTCTAAGTTGCTAATATCAAATACCTGTAGAGTTTTCATAGTTTACTTTTGAGGGGAGGTTTTATGTTAGATTGCTGCCTTATGAAAATAACACTTCTGGCAATCCTATCGATGATTTCAACTGCGGCCTTGTCTGCAGTCAATCCTACAATTTTATATGTAGGGGACTCCCATAGTTATGGAAAACTTGGAGTGACGATTGAAAAAAATCTTTCAACGATTTCTGATCGCATTATTTTAGAAGCAAGTTGTGGAGCGACTCCAAGTACGTGGCTGGGAAATAATAAATTCGAAAAAACTGTTTGCGGATTCTGGAAAAAAGACGGCAAAGAAGAAGTGAGATCGCAAGAGCACCAGACTCCGAAATTTGCTGATGAGTTAGCGAAGTATCGCCCTGATGTCACGATTGTTCAGTTGGGAACTAACATCGCAGTGAATGCACCTAAGAGTGCAACGAAGAGTATTGTGGCGATGATGAATGCTATTGAGTCAGAAGACAGTATCTGTATTTGGATTGGGCCACCTGATGCTAATTCGAAAGTAGTGACGAGAGAGAGATTGAAAGAGACGAATGCACTGCTAAGTGAATTGGCGAAAGCGAATAAATGTTTTTATATTGATAGTTTGAAGCTTACGAGTTTTCCTGCGAATAATAAGGAAGGGATTCATTATCCGCCGAGTTTGTCTGCTGAGTGGGGGGGGAAAGTGAGTTTGGAATTGTTGAAGATTCTAGGTAGTGACCATTAATCAAGTCACCTCATCATTTCTTAAGCTATTGTAATGATCTAATTAAATATCAAAATTTCGGCCTGAATTCTAATCCTATTATAATTGGATTTAGATTTCATGATAGTCACAACTCTCGAAAACCCTCTAGTCAATATCCCGTTGGTGATTTTCCTAGTTACTATGGAGACTAGTCAGTTCAGGAAAAATCATTTCAAACTTTTCATTACGAATTTTATCAAGGGCCACGATGTGGTTCTTGAGCTGCTTTAGTAAATCTGACTGATTTGTATTGTGAACTTCCAGAAGCTTAAC carries:
- a CDS encoding SGNH/GDSL hydrolase family protein, which produces MKITLLAILSMISTAALSAVNPTILYVGDSHSYGKLGVTIEKNLSTISDRIILEASCGATPSTWLGNNKFEKTVCGFWKKDGKEEVRSQEHQTPKFADELAKYRPDVTIVQLGTNIAVNAPKSATKSIVAMMNAIESEDSICIWIGPPDANSKVVTRERLKETNALLSELAKANKCFYIDSLKLTSFPANNKEGIHYPPSLSAEWGGKVSLELLKILGSDH